The Hypanus sabinus isolate sHypSab1 chromosome X1, sHypSab1.hap1, whole genome shotgun sequence genome window below encodes:
- the LOC132384821 gene encoding tetraspanin-31-A-like, translated as MYIQSASSSTNQLLETESGCGRHCHCSQPDRNCDLLREENLRVVRMVCGGFTCSKNALIALNVVYILVGLLLIGVAGWGKSYGIVSSINVIGGVIAVGVFLLLIAVVGLAGALNHHQVMLFFYMVILFLVFVIQFGVSCSCLALNRGQQEHLLRLTWDRMSNTTRKDLENQLNCCGFMNDTESATYEMDCLICEASCKSTAHCETCGDVMLTHAGEALRILGGVGLFFSFTEILGVWLAMRFRNQKDPRANPRAFL; from the exons ATGTATATACAGAGTGCGTCCAGCAGCACCAATCAGCTACTAGAAACGGAATCTGGGTGCGGTCGCCATTGTCATTGTAGTCAGCCCGATAGGAATTGCGACTTGTTGAGAGAGGAGAACTTGAGGGTGGTCAGAATGGTTTGTGGTGGCTTTACCTGCTCGAAGAACGCTCTCATCGCTTTAAACGTGGTGTATATA TTAGTCGGGCTGCTGCTTATTGGAGTGGCAGGATGGGGGAAAAGCTATGGCATAGTTTCCAGTATAAATGTCATTGGTGGAGTCATTGCTGTGGGAGTgttccttcttctcattgctgttgTGGGTCTTGCTGGAGCACTGAATCACCATCAGGTCATGCTGTTCTTT TACATGGTTATTTTATTCCTCGTCTTTGTGATTCAGTTTGGAGTTTCTTGTTCATGTCTGGCACTGAACAGAGGTCAACAG GAACATTTGCTAAGACTGACTTGGGACAGAATGTCAAATACAACCAGGAAAGATCTTGAAAACCAACTCAACTGCTGTGGATTTATGAATGATACAGAAAGTGCCACATATGAGATGGATTGTTTGATATGTGAAGCA TCCTGCAAATCCACTGCACATTGTGAAACTTGTGGTGATGTCATGctgacacatgctggtgaggcTTTGAGGATCCTAGGAGGTGTGGGCCTTTTCTTCAGCTTTACTGAG ATTCTTGGAGTTTGGCTTGCAATGCGTTTTAGGAACCAGAAAGATCCCCGAGCAAATCCTCGTGCCTTTTTGTAG